A genome region from Drosophila simulans strain w501 chromosome 2R, Prin_Dsim_3.1, whole genome shotgun sequence includes the following:
- the LOC6734929 gene encoding patronin isoform X21, with protein MDVETQEIRQARQRASVKWLLSKAFNNRVPDNLKEPFYRDHENQERLKPQIIVELGNATLYCQTLANLYSDPNYQSMNHWSIIQTLARKGVPVAESADMPITETVLIQTNPLRINAHMSVIESLMVLYAKEISSGDRVMAAIRRISGNNYQAPTGQSYEQALLGWISHACAALKKRIIKEVDAGLPDDNGSRLQTPDIPPVRDFQDLCDGICLALLISYYCPKVVPWTSVRINYLPAVEDSIHNILLVCNFSQKHLPYTVMHMTPEDVTYMRGSMKLNLVVLLTDLFNLFEIHPAKCVCYPGMDGQDVIARRTMGANEHGICHRRGLTVQPVTPIPDLRSDLDQPPVGSPQNRPPFQVPHSNSFGGGLNRRSTPPNEYQTVQSNNFDGNHAEAFVVHKSRGITTLASMHSQQQQQLHQQQQHQQQYHQQPLQQHPSQSQLQIQQQEPLVPARLRQAKEKTNVESKADERGDFVAAGRPSNWEQSRRPSFAGRRSRRNSSSEDSQLTIENFGGSQDQLNTLGRYERDRERKLSNTSVGSYPVEPAVAVRSSIADARGTLQLGYDTDSGSEKQDRETEKYSMRRQVSVDNVPTVSSHNLSNAGSPLPVARHKQHSSDKDYSSNSGMTPDAYNDSRSTSGYDPESTPVRKSSTSSMPASPAAWQLDVGDDDMRSLENASKLSTIRMKLEEKRRRIEQDKRKIEMALLRHQEKEDLESCPDVMKWETMSNESKRTPDMDPVDLDKYQQSIAIMNMNLQDIQQDIHRLATQQSQMQAQHLQAQQLMQAQQIANMLNQQQTYGSQQHLADHHYQQQRPMQQSFGSSPHLPQAYNAPVSAYSSRPPSRDPYQQQLHHQQQQPMPMPQQMQYVNEHGQYMSPPQPAHYMPQQAQQPQSIYSDNGAAYNHSNHSPYGGAPQYRSSVVYDDYGQPTNHFYLHESSPQPQAHPHPQRRTWAHSAAAAAYEQQQQIQPSLVDVNAWQTQQHQKQKQTWMNRPPSSAGAPSPGSFMLHQNGAGGGGGGGGELQHLFQVQASPQHGQRQVSGSNGVQRQQSLTNLRDNRSPKAPQNMGMPMGMPMQQEDMMAPQSICFIGDEEDVDELERNIIESMQSTHVSDFVHQQQQQHQHQQQLQQQHRLQGHSGRGSSSEDYDSGEMISNKLNITSGNLTYRIPSPSRPSIQANSFQDPRAMAAASGGEDQPPEKGFYISFDDEQPKRPKPPLRAKRSPKKESPPGSRDSVDNQATLKRESLSHLHNNNNIGFGNDDVNSKPVTRHSIHGLNNSNSVKSPGNATYNKYTDEPPIQLRQLAVSGAMSPTSNDRHHLEDVSNQSPQQTQQPMSPTRLQQSSNNAEAAKNKALVIGADSTNLDPESVDEMERRKEKIMLLSLQRRQQQEEAKARKEIEASQKREKEREKEEERSRKKEEQMARRAAILEQHRLKKAIEEAEREGKTLDRPDLHVKLQSHSSTSTTPRLRQQRTTRPRPKTIHVDDASVDISEASSFSSRGKKGSSSNLTESPDDYPSTSSTPIGRRGSYKTSRDSGLGRATPPRRAPSPGMGMGASGRHMPSPSGPGSLPPGLISKRRGFDDGSSDFSLTPNLNMEYSGPKLYKQPAAKSNRGIILNAVEYCVFPGVVNREAKQKVLEKIARSEAKHFLVLFRDAGCQFRALYSYQPETDQVTKLYGTGPSQVEEVMFDKFFKYNSGGKCFSQVHTKHLTVTIDAFTIHNSLWQGKRVQLPSKKDMALVI; from the exons GCTCGTCAACGTGCTTCCGTCAAATGGCTGCTCTCGAAGGCGTTCAACAATCGCGTGCCGGACAACCTGAAGGAGCCCTTCTACCGCGACCATGAGAACCAGGAGCGCCTCAAGCCGCAGATCATCGTGGAGCTGGGCAATGCCACGCTCTACTGCCAGACGCTGGCCAATCTGTACTCAGATCCCAACTACCAAAGCATGAACCACTGGTCAATAATACAGACGCTAGCGCGCAAGGGAGTTCCCGTGGCCGAATCCGCGGACATGCCCATTACCGAAACGGTATTAATTCAAACAAATCCGCTGCGAATT AACGCCCACATGTCTGTGATAGAATCGCTGATGGTTTTGTATGCGAAGGAAATATCATCGGGTGACCGCGTCATGGCGGCCATACGAAG AATATCTGGCAACAACTATCAGGCGCCCACTGGCCAGTCCTACGAGCAAGCTCTGCTGGGCTGGATTTCACATGCTTGCGCCGCTCTGAAAAAGCGCATTATCAAGGAGGTGGACGCTGGGCTGCCCGACGATAAT GGTTCTCGTCTGCAGACGCCGGATATACCACCTGTAAGGGACTTCCAGGATCTGTGCGATGGCATATGTTTGGCGCTGCTCATCTCGTACTACTGCCCAAAGGTGGTGCCGTGGACGAGTGTGCGGATTAACTATTTGCCCGCCGTAGAGGACTCTATTCACAACATCCTGCTGGTCTGCAATTTCTCGCAGAAGCATCTGCCCTACACCGTGATGCATATGACGCCCGAGGATGTGACCTACATGCGCGG ATCCATGAAACTGAATCTGGTAGTGCTGCTGACGGATCTGTTCAACCTGTTTGAGATACACCCGGCCAAATGTGTTTGTTACCCCGGCATGGATGGTCAGG ATGTCATCGCCCGGCGCACTATGGGCGCCAATGAGCACGGGATCTGCCATCGACGGGGCCTCACAGTGCAGCCCGTCACACCCATTCCCGATCTGCGCAGCGATCTCGACCAGCCGCCCGTAGGCTCGCCTCAGAACCGACCACCGTTCCAAG TTCCGCACTCGAATTCATTTGGCGGCGGCTTAAATCGCAGATCAACCCCGCCCAACGAATACCAGACGGTTCAGTCAAATAATTTTGACGGTAATCATGCCGAag CCTTCGTGGTGCACAAGTCGCGTGGCATCACCACACTCGCCTCCATGcactcgcagcagcagcagcagctccatcagcagcaacagcatcagcagcaataCCATCAgcagccactgcagcagcacccGTCCCAGTCGCAGCTCCAAATCCAACAGCAGGAGCCCTTGGTTCCGGCTCGCTTGCGCCAGGCTAAAGAAAAGACCAATGTTGAGTCGAAGGCGGACGAGAGAG GCGATTTTGTCGCTGCGGGTCGACCAAGTAACTGGGAACAGAGCCGCCGGCCAAGCTTTGCAG GTCGTCGCTCGCGCAGAAACTCCTCCAGCGAGGACTCCCAGCTGACCATCGAGAACTTTGGTGGCTCGCAGGATCAGCTGAATACGCTGGGACGATACGAACGCGACAGGGAACGCAAACTGTCCAACACCAGTGTGGGCAGTTATCCAGTTGAACCCGCTGTGGCCGTTCGCTCTTCAATTGCCGATGCTAGGGGCACGTTGCAGTTGGGCTACGATACGGACTCCGGCTCTGAGAAGCAGGATCGCGAAACGGAAAAGTATTCGATGCGCCGGCAAGTCAG TGTCGACAATGTGCCCACGGTGTCGTCGCACAATCTTTCGAATGCGGGCAGCCCGTTGCCGGTGGCTAGGCACAAGCAACATTCCAGCGACAAAGactacagcagcaacagcggcatgACACCAGATGCATACAACGATTCCCGCTCCACCAGTGGCTACGATCCGGAGAGCACGCCCGTTCGCAAGTCCTCGACGAGCAGCATGCCAGCAAGTCCGGCTGCTTGGCAGTTGGATGTAGGAGACGACGATATGCGCTCGCTGGAAAACGCCAGCAAGTTGTCCACCATTCGAATGAAATTGGAGGAGAAGCGGCGGCGCATTGAGCAGGACAAGCGCAAGATCGAGATGGCTTTGCTGAGGCACCAGGAGAAG GAGGATTTGGAATCGTGTCCGGACGTGATGAAATGGGAGACCATGAGCAACGAATCAAAGCGCACGCCTGATATGGATCCCGTGGATTTGGACAAATACCAG CAAAGTATCGCCATTATGAACATGAATCTGCAGGATATCCAGCAGGATATCCACCGCCTGGCCACCCAGCAAAGCCAAATGCAGGCGCAGCACCTCCAAGCCCAACAGCTCATGCAGGCTCAGCAAATAGCCAACATGCTGAACCAG CAACAGACCTATGGGTCGCAGCAGCACCTGGCTGATCACCATTACCAGCAGCAGAGACCCATGCAGCAAAGCTTTGGTTCATCGCCCCATCTTCCGCAGGCCTACAACGCCCCAGTCAGCGCATACAGCTCCCGTCCGCCCAGTCGCGATCCttaccagcagcagctccaccatcagcagcagcagcccatgcccatgccgcAACAGATGCAGTACGTCAACGAGCATGGGCAGTATATGTCGCCGCCGCAGCCCGCACACTACATGCCGCAGCAGGCACAACAGCCGCAAAGCATTTACAGCGACAACGGGGCGGCGTACAATCACAGTAACCACTCGCCATACGGCGGAGCTCCACAGTATCGGAGCAGCGTTGTGTACGACGATTACGGGCAGCCCACCAACCACTTCTACCTGCATGAGTCATCGCCGCAGCCTCAAgctcatccgcatccgcagcGCAGGACTTGGGCTCActccgcagcagccgccgcttatgaacaacagcaacagatcCAGCCTTCCCTGGTGGATGTGAATGCCTGGCAGACGCAGCAGCAccaaaagcagaagcagacCTGGATGAACAGGCCGCCCTCGAGTGCGGGAGCCCCGAGCCCTGGCAGCTTTATGCTTCACCAGAACGGAGcaggaggtggtggcggtggtggtggcgagCTACAGCACCTGTTTCAGGTACAGGCTTCGCCACAGCACGGGCAACGTCAGGTTAGTGGATCCAATGGCGTGCAGCGCCAGCAGTCGCTGACCAACTTGCGAGACAATCGCTCGCCCAAGGCACCACAAAACATGGGAATGCCCATGGGTATGCCGATGCAGCAGGAGGACATGATGGCACCGCAGAGTATTTGCTTCATCGGTGACGAGGAGGATGTTGATGAGCTGGAACGGAACATCATCGAATCTATGCAGTCAACGCACGTCTCCGACTTTGtacaccaacagcagcagcagcaccagcaccaacagcaacttcagcagcaacatcggtTGCAGGGGCACAGCGGACGAGGCAGCAGCTCGGAGGATTATGACAGCGGGGAGATGATCTCCAACAAGCTGAACATCACCAGCGGCAATCTCACCTATCGCATACCCTCGCCATCCCGTCCCTCCATCCAAGCCAACAGCTTCCAGGATCCCCGAGCCATGGCAGCGGCTTCCGGTGGCGAGGACCAGCCGCCCGAGAAGGGTTTCTACATCTCCTTCGACGATGAGCAGCCCAAACGACCCAAGCCACCTCTGCGCGCCAAGCGATCGCCCAAAAAGGAGTCTCCACCGGGAAGTCGGGACAGCGTCGATAACCAGGCGACCCTGAAACGCGAATCGCTAAGTCAtctgcacaacaacaacaatattgGATTCGGGAATGATGATGTCAACAGCAAACCGGTGACCAGGCACAGCATCCATGGCCTAAACAACTCCAACAGTGTCAAATCTCCCGGAAATGCCACGTACAACAAGTACACGGATGAGCCGCCAATCCAATTGCGCCAGTTGGCCGTTTCGGGAGCAATGTCACCAACTAGTAACGATCGTCATCACTTGGAGGATGTCAGCAATCAGTCACCGCAGCAGACGCAGCAACCAATGTCGCCCACGCGACTCCAACAGAGTAGCAACAACGCAGAGGCGGCCAAGAACAAGGCGCTGGTCATCGGAGCAGATTCCACCAATTTGGATCCG GAATCTGTTGATGAGATGGAGCGTCGCAAGGAGAAAATCATGCTACTGTCGTTGCAACGTCGCCAGCAACAGGAGGAGGCGAAGGCGCGCAAAGAGATTGAGGCTTCCCAGAAGCGAGAAAAGGAGCGCGAAAAGGAGGAGGAACGATCGCGGAAAAAGGAGGAGCAAATGGCACGGAGAGCGGCCATTTTGGAGCAGCACAGACTCAAGAAAGCCATTGAAGAGGCCGAGCGAGAG GGTAAAACCCTGGATCGGCCCGACCTTCACGTGAAGCTGCAATCGCATTCATCCACCTCAACGACCCCACGGCTGAGGCAGCAGCGCACCACGCGTCCCAGGCCTAAGACAATTCACGTGGACGATGCCAGCGTGGACATCAGCGAGGCTTCAAGCTTCTCTAGTCGGGGCAAAAAAGGCTCAAGCTCGAATCTAACCG AGTCACCCGATGATTATCCCAGTACAAGTTCAACTCCGATTGGACGACGGGGATCGTACAAAACTTCCAGAG ATTCGGGACTGGGACGCGCCACTCCGCCGAGGCGTGCTCCGTCGCctggaatgggaatgggcgcTTCAGGTAGGCATATGCCATCTCCCTCCGGACCGGGCTCATTGCCGCCAGGTTTGATATCGAAACGTCGCGGATTTGATGATGGATCCAGCGATTTCTCTTTAACTCCGAATTTGAACATGGAATATTCGG GTCCTAAACTCTATAAACAACCAGCGGCCAAATCGAATCGTGGAATCATCCTGAATGCCGTTGAATATTGTGTTTTTCCCGGCGTTGTCAACCGCGAGGCCAAACAGAAAGTGCTGGAGAAGATTGCGCGCTCGGAGGCGAAGCACTTCCTGGTACTCTTCCGCGATGCTGGCTGCCAGTTCCGCGCCCTCTACAGCTACCAGCCCGAAACGGACCAGGTGACCAAGCTGTATGGTACTGGGCCTAGTCAAGTCGAAGAAGTCATGTTCGACAAGTTTTTCAA ATACAACTCAGGAGGCAAGTGCTTCTCGCAAGTGCACACAAAGCATCTGACAGTGACCATCGACGCCTTCACAATACACAACTCCCTGTGGCAGGGCAAGCGGGTGCAGTTGCCCAGCAAAAAAGACATGGCGCTTGTAATCTAA
- the LOC6734929 gene encoding patronin isoform X11 — protein MDVETQEIRQARQRASVKWLLSKAFNNRVPDNLKEPFYRDHENQERLKPQIIVELGNATLYCQTLANLYSDPNYQSMNHWSIIQTLARKGVPVAESADMPITETVLIQTNPLRINAHMSVIESLMVLYAKEISSGDRVMAAIRRISGNNYQAPTGQSYEQALLGWISHACAALKKRIIKEVDAGLPDDNGSRLQTPDIPPVRDFQDLCDGICLALLISYYCPKVVPWTSVRINYLPAVEDSIHNILLVCNFSQKHLPYTVMHMTPEDVTYMRGSMKLNLVVLLTDLFNLFEIHPAKCVCYPGMDGQDVIARRTMGANEHGICHRRGLTVQPVTPIPDLRSDLDQPPVGSPQNRPPFQVPHSNSFGGGLNRRSTPPNEYQTVQSNNFDGNHAEAFVVHKSRGITTLASMHSQQQQQLHQQQQHQQQYHQQPLQQHPSQSQLQIQQQEPLVPARLRQAKEKTNVESKADERGDFVAAGRPSNWEQSRRPSFAGRRSRRNSSSEDSQLTIENFGGSQDQLNTLGRYERDRERKLSNTSVGSYPVEPAVAVRSSIADARGTLQLGYDTDSGSEKQDRETEKYSMRRQVSVDNVPTVSSHNLSNAGSPLPVARHKQHSSDKDYSSNSGMTPDAYNDSRSTSGYDPESTPVRKSSTSSMPASPAAWQLDVGDDDMRSLENASKLSTIRMKLEEKRRRIEQDKRKIEMALLRHQEKEDLESCPDVMKWETMSNESKRTPDMDPVDLDKYQQSIAIMNMNLQDIQQDIHRLATQQSQMQAQHLQAQQLMQAQQIANMLNQQQTYGSQQHLADHHYQQQRPMQQSFGSSPHLPQAYNAPVSAYSSRPPSRDPYQQQLHHQQQQPMPMPQQMQYVNEHGQYMSPPQPAHYMPQQAQQPQSIYSDNGAAYNHSNHSPYGGAPQYRSSVVYDDYGQPTNHFYLHESSPQPQAHPHPQRRTWAHSAAAAAYEQQQQIQPSLVDVNAWQTQQHQKQKQTWMNRPPSSAGAPSPGSFMLHQNGAGGGGGGGGELQHLFQVQASPQHGQRQVSGSNGVQRQQSLTNLRDNRSPKAPQNMGMPMGMPMQQEDMMAPQSICFIGDEEDVDELERNIIESMQSTHVSDFVHQQQQQHQHQQQLQQQHRLQGHSGRGSSSEDYDSGEMISNKLNITSGNLTYRIPSPSRPSIQANSFQDPRAMAAASGGEDQPPEKGFYISFDDEQPKRPKPPLRAKRSPKKESPPGSRDSVDNQATLKRESLSHLHNNNNIGFGNDDVNSKPVTRHSIHGLNNSNSVKSPGNATYNKYTDEPPIQLRQLAVSGAMSPTSNDRHHLEDVSNQSPQQTQQPMSPTRLQQSSNNAEAAKNKALVIGADSTNLDPESVDEMERRKEKIMLLSLQRRQQQEEAKARKEIEASQKREKEREKEEERSRKKEEQMARRAAILEQHRLKKAIEEAEREGKTLDRPDLHVKLQSHSSTSTTPRLRQQRTTRPRPKTIHVDDASVDISEASSFSSRGKKGSSSNLTGYGQLSSNSMKRDYYRGSQDSLTVKESPDDYPSTSSTPIGRRGSYKTSRDSGLGRATPPRRAPSPGMGMGASGRHMPSPSGPGSLPPGLISKRRGFDDGSSDFSLTPNLNMEYSGPKLYKQPAAKSNRGIILNAVEYCVFPGVVNREAKQKVLEKIARSEAKHFLVLFRDAGCQFRALYSYQPETDQVTKLYGTGPSQVEEVMFDKFFKYNSGGKCFSQVHTKHLTVTIDAFTIHNSLWQGKRVQLPSKKDMALVI, from the exons GCTCGTCAACGTGCTTCCGTCAAATGGCTGCTCTCGAAGGCGTTCAACAATCGCGTGCCGGACAACCTGAAGGAGCCCTTCTACCGCGACCATGAGAACCAGGAGCGCCTCAAGCCGCAGATCATCGTGGAGCTGGGCAATGCCACGCTCTACTGCCAGACGCTGGCCAATCTGTACTCAGATCCCAACTACCAAAGCATGAACCACTGGTCAATAATACAGACGCTAGCGCGCAAGGGAGTTCCCGTGGCCGAATCCGCGGACATGCCCATTACCGAAACGGTATTAATTCAAACAAATCCGCTGCGAATT AACGCCCACATGTCTGTGATAGAATCGCTGATGGTTTTGTATGCGAAGGAAATATCATCGGGTGACCGCGTCATGGCGGCCATACGAAG AATATCTGGCAACAACTATCAGGCGCCCACTGGCCAGTCCTACGAGCAAGCTCTGCTGGGCTGGATTTCACATGCTTGCGCCGCTCTGAAAAAGCGCATTATCAAGGAGGTGGACGCTGGGCTGCCCGACGATAAT GGTTCTCGTCTGCAGACGCCGGATATACCACCTGTAAGGGACTTCCAGGATCTGTGCGATGGCATATGTTTGGCGCTGCTCATCTCGTACTACTGCCCAAAGGTGGTGCCGTGGACGAGTGTGCGGATTAACTATTTGCCCGCCGTAGAGGACTCTATTCACAACATCCTGCTGGTCTGCAATTTCTCGCAGAAGCATCTGCCCTACACCGTGATGCATATGACGCCCGAGGATGTGACCTACATGCGCGG ATCCATGAAACTGAATCTGGTAGTGCTGCTGACGGATCTGTTCAACCTGTTTGAGATACACCCGGCCAAATGTGTTTGTTACCCCGGCATGGATGGTCAGG ATGTCATCGCCCGGCGCACTATGGGCGCCAATGAGCACGGGATCTGCCATCGACGGGGCCTCACAGTGCAGCCCGTCACACCCATTCCCGATCTGCGCAGCGATCTCGACCAGCCGCCCGTAGGCTCGCCTCAGAACCGACCACCGTTCCAAG TTCCGCACTCGAATTCATTTGGCGGCGGCTTAAATCGCAGATCAACCCCGCCCAACGAATACCAGACGGTTCAGTCAAATAATTTTGACGGTAATCATGCCGAag CCTTCGTGGTGCACAAGTCGCGTGGCATCACCACACTCGCCTCCATGcactcgcagcagcagcagcagctccatcagcagcaacagcatcagcagcaataCCATCAgcagccactgcagcagcacccGTCCCAGTCGCAGCTCCAAATCCAACAGCAGGAGCCCTTGGTTCCGGCTCGCTTGCGCCAGGCTAAAGAAAAGACCAATGTTGAGTCGAAGGCGGACGAGAGAG GCGATTTTGTCGCTGCGGGTCGACCAAGTAACTGGGAACAGAGCCGCCGGCCAAGCTTTGCAG GTCGTCGCTCGCGCAGAAACTCCTCCAGCGAGGACTCCCAGCTGACCATCGAGAACTTTGGTGGCTCGCAGGATCAGCTGAATACGCTGGGACGATACGAACGCGACAGGGAACGCAAACTGTCCAACACCAGTGTGGGCAGTTATCCAGTTGAACCCGCTGTGGCCGTTCGCTCTTCAATTGCCGATGCTAGGGGCACGTTGCAGTTGGGCTACGATACGGACTCCGGCTCTGAGAAGCAGGATCGCGAAACGGAAAAGTATTCGATGCGCCGGCAAGTCAG TGTCGACAATGTGCCCACGGTGTCGTCGCACAATCTTTCGAATGCGGGCAGCCCGTTGCCGGTGGCTAGGCACAAGCAACATTCCAGCGACAAAGactacagcagcaacagcggcatgACACCAGATGCATACAACGATTCCCGCTCCACCAGTGGCTACGATCCGGAGAGCACGCCCGTTCGCAAGTCCTCGACGAGCAGCATGCCAGCAAGTCCGGCTGCTTGGCAGTTGGATGTAGGAGACGACGATATGCGCTCGCTGGAAAACGCCAGCAAGTTGTCCACCATTCGAATGAAATTGGAGGAGAAGCGGCGGCGCATTGAGCAGGACAAGCGCAAGATCGAGATGGCTTTGCTGAGGCACCAGGAGAAG GAGGATTTGGAATCGTGTCCGGACGTGATGAAATGGGAGACCATGAGCAACGAATCAAAGCGCACGCCTGATATGGATCCCGTGGATTTGGACAAATACCAG CAAAGTATCGCCATTATGAACATGAATCTGCAGGATATCCAGCAGGATATCCACCGCCTGGCCACCCAGCAAAGCCAAATGCAGGCGCAGCACCTCCAAGCCCAACAGCTCATGCAGGCTCAGCAAATAGCCAACATGCTGAACCAG CAACAGACCTATGGGTCGCAGCAGCACCTGGCTGATCACCATTACCAGCAGCAGAGACCCATGCAGCAAAGCTTTGGTTCATCGCCCCATCTTCCGCAGGCCTACAACGCCCCAGTCAGCGCATACAGCTCCCGTCCGCCCAGTCGCGATCCttaccagcagcagctccaccatcagcagcagcagcccatgcccatgccgcAACAGATGCAGTACGTCAACGAGCATGGGCAGTATATGTCGCCGCCGCAGCCCGCACACTACATGCCGCAGCAGGCACAACAGCCGCAAAGCATTTACAGCGACAACGGGGCGGCGTACAATCACAGTAACCACTCGCCATACGGCGGAGCTCCACAGTATCGGAGCAGCGTTGTGTACGACGATTACGGGCAGCCCACCAACCACTTCTACCTGCATGAGTCATCGCCGCAGCCTCAAgctcatccgcatccgcagcGCAGGACTTGGGCTCActccgcagcagccgccgcttatgaacaacagcaacagatcCAGCCTTCCCTGGTGGATGTGAATGCCTGGCAGACGCAGCAGCAccaaaagcagaagcagacCTGGATGAACAGGCCGCCCTCGAGTGCGGGAGCCCCGAGCCCTGGCAGCTTTATGCTTCACCAGAACGGAGcaggaggtggtggcggtggtggtggcgagCTACAGCACCTGTTTCAGGTACAGGCTTCGCCACAGCACGGGCAACGTCAGGTTAGTGGATCCAATGGCGTGCAGCGCCAGCAGTCGCTGACCAACTTGCGAGACAATCGCTCGCCCAAGGCACCACAAAACATGGGAATGCCCATGGGTATGCCGATGCAGCAGGAGGACATGATGGCACCGCAGAGTATTTGCTTCATCGGTGACGAGGAGGATGTTGATGAGCTGGAACGGAACATCATCGAATCTATGCAGTCAACGCACGTCTCCGACTTTGtacaccaacagcagcagcagcaccagcaccaacagcaacttcagcagcaacatcggtTGCAGGGGCACAGCGGACGAGGCAGCAGCTCGGAGGATTATGACAGCGGGGAGATGATCTCCAACAAGCTGAACATCACCAGCGGCAATCTCACCTATCGCATACCCTCGCCATCCCGTCCCTCCATCCAAGCCAACAGCTTCCAGGATCCCCGAGCCATGGCAGCGGCTTCCGGTGGCGAGGACCAGCCGCCCGAGAAGGGTTTCTACATCTCCTTCGACGATGAGCAGCCCAAACGACCCAAGCCACCTCTGCGCGCCAAGCGATCGCCCAAAAAGGAGTCTCCACCGGGAAGTCGGGACAGCGTCGATAACCAGGCGACCCTGAAACGCGAATCGCTAAGTCAtctgcacaacaacaacaatattgGATTCGGGAATGATGATGTCAACAGCAAACCGGTGACCAGGCACAGCATCCATGGCCTAAACAACTCCAACAGTGTCAAATCTCCCGGAAATGCCACGTACAACAAGTACACGGATGAGCCGCCAATCCAATTGCGCCAGTTGGCCGTTTCGGGAGCAATGTCACCAACTAGTAACGATCGTCATCACTTGGAGGATGTCAGCAATCAGTCACCGCAGCAGACGCAGCAACCAATGTCGCCCACGCGACTCCAACAGAGTAGCAACAACGCAGAGGCGGCCAAGAACAAGGCGCTGGTCATCGGAGCAGATTCCACCAATTTGGATCCG GAATCTGTTGATGAGATGGAGCGTCGCAAGGAGAAAATCATGCTACTGTCGTTGCAACGTCGCCAGCAACAGGAGGAGGCGAAGGCGCGCAAAGAGATTGAGGCTTCCCAGAAGCGAGAAAAGGAGCGCGAAAAGGAGGAGGAACGATCGCGGAAAAAGGAGGAGCAAATGGCACGGAGAGCGGCCATTTTGGAGCAGCACAGACTCAAGAAAGCCATTGAAGAGGCCGAGCGAGAG GGTAAAACCCTGGATCGGCCCGACCTTCACGTGAAGCTGCAATCGCATTCATCCACCTCAACGACCCCACGGCTGAGGCAGCAGCGCACCACGCGTCCCAGGCCTAAGACAATTCACGTGGACGATGCCAGCGTGGACATCAGCGAGGCTTCAAGCTTCTCTAGTCGGGGCAAAAAAGGCTCAAGCTCGAATCTAACCG GCTACGGTCAACTAAGctcaaattcaatgaaaagAGATTACTACAGGGGCTCGCAAGACTCCCTCACTGTAAAAg AGTCACCCGATGATTATCCCAGTACAAGTTCAACTCCGATTGGACGACGGGGATCGTACAAAACTTCCAGAG ATTCGGGACTGGGACGCGCCACTCCGCCGAGGCGTGCTCCGTCGCctggaatgggaatgggcgcTTCAGGTAGGCATATGCCATCTCCCTCCGGACCGGGCTCATTGCCGCCAGGTTTGATATCGAAACGTCGCGGATTTGATGATGGATCCAGCGATTTCTCTTTAACTCCGAATTTGAACATGGAATATTCGG GTCCTAAACTCTATAAACAACCAGCGGCCAAATCGAATCGTGGAATCATCCTGAATGCCGTTGAATATTGTGTTTTTCCCGGCGTTGTCAACCGCGAGGCCAAACAGAAAGTGCTGGAGAAGATTGCGCGCTCGGAGGCGAAGCACTTCCTGGTACTCTTCCGCGATGCTGGCTGCCAGTTCCGCGCCCTCTACAGCTACCAGCCCGAAACGGACCAGGTGACCAAGCTGTATGGTACTGGGCCTAGTCAAGTCGAAGAAGTCATGTTCGACAAGTTTTTCAA ATACAACTCAGGAGGCAAGTGCTTCTCGCAAGTGCACACAAAGCATCTGACAGTGACCATCGACGCCTTCACAATACACAACTCCCTGTGGCAGGGCAAGCGGGTGCAGTTGCCCAGCAAAAAAGACATGGCGCTTGTAATCTAA